From the genome of Camelina sativa cultivar DH55 unplaced genomic scaffold, Cs unpScaffold07117, whole genome shotgun sequence:
TGAATTGCTGATTGATCCCATACTTGACACCATTCGAACCGAGATGAGAACCGCCTCCAGGCATCAGTACATAGCCATTACCATTTGAAGGGTGTGCATATGCTGCTGGGTTACCTGAGTAGCCTGGCATGGGCATCTGGTGGGGAACATAGACTGGGGAGAGGAACTGACGATAAGGCATGAGATTGGGATAATGTGAAACATGAACCTGTGGATACATCTGTTGCATTgatgcttgttgttgttgttgctgcaacATGGGAATAGTA
Proteins encoded in this window:
- the LOC109131877 gene encoding uncharacterized protein LOC109131877; amino-acid sequence: SHMVNNAPPSTIPMLQQQQQQASMQQMYPQVHVSHYPNLMPYRQFLSPVYVPHQMPMPGYSGNPAAYAHPSNGNGYVLMPGGGSHLGSNGVKYGINQQFKPVPTGGHTGFGTYNNPNGYPINPPNVVGNATGLEDSSRMKYKDGNIYNPNPQ